The DNA window TCCTGTCCGCGGCCGAGACCGGCGGAGTGGCGATCTTCCTGCACGGCGCGGTCACCGCGGTACTGGCCGGTGACGGGACCCTCGAGCACTACCGCGGCAGCGATGCGGCGTTCACGGTCGATCGGGTCGCGACGGTGCCGGCGCGGGCCGTCGCGCTGCTCGTCGACGATCCCAATGGCCGCATTCCCGAGCTGCCCACGAAACGCGGGATCGGCTGGTTGGTGGAGGGGATCGCGCAGGCGGGCGGTGCGATCGTCTGGTCCGACGCGGTGCGCGCCAGTTCCGTGCCCGCGCCGCCCGAGGCCGCGCATCAACCGCCGCCACCACCGACCGCACGCATCGACACCGGACCGACCCAGCGGCCCGCACCGGTACCGCACCCGACCGAGACCAGGGCATCGACCGCGATGCTCGATTCGGTCCAGGAACAGGAACCGGCCGACCTGCATCAGGCATCGACCCAAACCGGCGGCACCAACCCGGCCCCGCGCGCGGATCCAGATCTGCAGCGTCGGCTGGAGGCCACCGCGAAGGCCACCGCGCTGACGGTCAGGGTGATGGGATTCAAGTGTGCGCGAGCGCATCCCAGTGATCCGCGCTCGGCGTTCTGCACGGTCTGCGGTATGCCGGTCGATCAGACACAGCAGCTGATCGAGGTGGTGCGTCCGCCGCTCGGCATGCTGGTCCTCGACGACGGCATGACCTACATGCTGGCCGCCGACGCGGTCCTCGGCCGCGATCCGGAGCATTCCGAACAGGCGCGCCGCGGCTTGGTGCCGCTGAAGGTCGAGGATTCCTCGGGCGGCATGTCCCGCGCGCATGCCGAGGTGCTGCTGGTGAATTGGGATGTGTCCCTGGTGGATCGGGGTTCCACCAACGGCACCCGCACCCGGCTGCCCGGCTATCGCGACTGGATCCGCATACCACCGAACCAGCCGATGGTGCTGGTGCCGGGGACCGAGGTGATGATCGGCAATCGGGTGCTGCGCTTCGAACCCGCCGCGCCGCCGCCGTTCGGTTAGGAGTACCGCGACGTGCAGGTGTGCTCGCCGCTGAGCACCCCGGCGCGGAACGCGTCGACCCGGGAGAACCCACTCGGCACGGTCTTGCCCTCGACGTCGCTGGCCGCGAGTCCGTCGGCGAGCAGACCGGAGACCGCCTCGTCGAGATCGCCTGCGGCCAAGACGATATCGCCCTGTGCTTGCGTGCGCCCGGGTTGGGCGAGCTTGCCGGTGACCACGCCGGACAGGCAGGCCGCGCGTAGTCC is part of the Nocardia sp. NBC_00565 genome and encodes:
- a CDS encoding FHA domain-containing protein → MKDRQVEVVIGGHAVARVAGAVVVVAHRGRARLTADAPAVVALESLAEIAREAAEQHPEGPGALVARQATRWLMKDAEQISPGEPIDFGILSAAETGGVAIFLHGAVTAVLAGDGTLEHYRGSDAAFTVDRVATVPARAVALLVDDPNGRIPELPTKRGIGWLVEGIAQAGGAIVWSDAVRASSVPAPPEAAHQPPPPPTARIDTGPTQRPAPVPHPTETRASTAMLDSVQEQEPADLHQASTQTGGTNPAPRADPDLQRRLEATAKATALTVRVMGFKCARAHPSDPRSAFCTVCGMPVDQTQQLIEVVRPPLGMLVLDDGMTYMLAADAVLGRDPEHSEQARRGLVPLKVEDSSGGMSRAHAEVLLVNWDVSLVDRGSTNGTRTRLPGYRDWIRIPPNQPMVLVPGTEVMIGNRVLRFEPAAPPPFG